From Paenibacillus sp. V4I7, one genomic window encodes:
- a CDS encoding ATP-binding protein encodes MNFIQYLKDKRYFFAVYGMMMLFVSLIMFVSVNGQDAINDIVYANTGCFFFAALYVTIGYLYRKSFYKELSELVGNKQEDWAIAAMPEPQNTTQELYLNLLNQLYLEQSNGTLKLQGEIKDHQDFILSWIHEVKLPIAASRLIMENRAGKTAEYLVDKLEDELSKIDSSVEQALYYSRIDSFSRDYFITDVPLPIIVKESVKKVAKLFINKRIRPNMEELSHSVNSDSKWLFYIVNQVVANSLTYTEDGGSITFLSEEDEQEKRLLIQDTGIGIKSADLRRVFDKGFTGSIGRTHSKSTGMGLYLAKQMALKLGHDLSIQSSEGQGTTLIIHFPKVRNYDDLR; translated from the coding sequence ATGAATTTCATCCAATACCTGAAGGATAAACGATACTTTTTTGCGGTATACGGTATGATGATGCTTTTCGTTTCCCTGATCATGTTCGTTAGCGTGAATGGGCAGGATGCTATTAACGATATTGTGTATGCGAATACAGGCTGTTTCTTTTTCGCTGCTTTATATGTAACGATTGGCTACCTCTATCGAAAGTCCTTCTACAAGGAACTCAGTGAGTTAGTTGGCAACAAGCAGGAGGATTGGGCAATCGCCGCTATGCCTGAACCTCAAAACACGACGCAAGAACTCTATCTCAATCTGCTGAATCAGCTATATCTCGAACAATCCAATGGGACTCTTAAGCTGCAAGGCGAAATCAAGGATCATCAGGACTTTATTCTATCGTGGATTCATGAAGTAAAGCTGCCTATAGCAGCAAGCCGTCTGATCATGGAGAATCGTGCGGGGAAAACAGCGGAGTATCTCGTCGATAAGCTTGAGGACGAACTTAGCAAAATCGATAGCTCCGTCGAGCAAGCCCTCTACTATTCACGGATCGATTCGTTCTCAAGGGATTACTTCATTACTGACGTTCCGCTGCCGATCATCGTGAAGGAAAGCGTTAAGAAAGTTGCCAAGCTGTTTATTAATAAACGCATACGTCCGAATATGGAAGAGCTGAGTCACTCTGTGAATAGCGACAGTAAGTGGCTCTTCTACATTGTGAACCAGGTCGTTGCAAACTCCTTAACCTATACGGAGGATGGAGGCAGCATAACCTTCCTATCAGAGGAAGACGAACAAGAGAAACGCCTGCTTATCCAAGATACGGGAATCGGTATTAAGTCAGCGGATCTTAGGCGCGTATTCGATAAGGGATTTACGGGTTCAATAGGAAGAACCCATAGTAAATCCACGGGGATGGGACTATATCTGGCTAAGCAGATGGCGCTCAAGCTTGGGCACGATCTATCCATTCAGTCATCGGAGGGCCAAGGGACGACTTTAATCATTCATTTTCCGAAGGTACGGAATTATGATGACTTGCGATGA
- a CDS encoding methylated-DNA--[protein]-cysteine S-methyltransferase: MQTMRVAEVQTTRGMSEAQTMQAKPEMQAERAMSESQTKRAKSEMQAKPTKSIYWGVVRLLENNFLMAATDEGLCYLQFHEENPAGGVDEGARLELVKWARSQLPEPNWVKDAEKLQPYILQLEEYLKGLRTAFTLPLDLRGTTFQQSVWRVLHEIPHGETFSYSQVAQELDRISAVRAVGTAIGANPVLIVVPCHRVVGKDGSLTGYRGGLRNKEKLLLLERAGL; the protein is encoded by the coding sequence ATGCAAACTATGCGGGTGGCCGAGGTACAAACTACGCGGGGAATGTCAGAGGCGCAAACCATGCAGGCGAAGCCAGAGATGCAAGCCGAGCGAGCAATGTCAGAATCGCAAACAAAGCGGGCGAAGTCAGAGATGCAAGCCAAACCGACCAAGTCGATCTACTGGGGAGTCGTTCGTTTGCTGGAGAATAACTTTTTGATGGCGGCAACGGATGAGGGGCTTTGCTATTTACAATTTCATGAGGAAAATCCTGCAGGTGGAGTAGATGAGGGTGCGCGGTTGGAATTAGTGAAATGGGCTCGTTCGCAGCTGCCTGAGCCTAACTGGGTAAAGGATGCAGAGAAGCTGCAGCCCTATATCCTTCAATTAGAGGAGTACTTGAAAGGACTACGCACGGCATTTACATTGCCATTGGATCTGCGCGGTACTACGTTTCAACAGTCGGTGTGGCGTGTTCTCCATGAGATTCCGCATGGGGAAACGTTTAGTTATTCACAGGTAGCCCAAGAATTAGATAGAATAAGTGCAGTTAGAGCCGTAGGCACTGCCATTGGGGCTAACCCCGTGCTCATCGTGGTGCCGTGTCATCGTGTTGTCGGGAAGGATGGGTCGCTAACTGGCTACCGCGGTGGACTTCGGAATAAGGAGAAGCTGCTGTTGTTGGAGCGAGCAGGATTATGA
- a CDS encoding ThuA domain-containing protein produces MSQKLRVTVWNEFRHEKENEVVRAAYPDGIHTAIGEGLSGAVDVTYATLDDAEHGLSEEVLNNTDVLIWWGHKAHNEVQDEIVDRVQKRVWQGMGLIVLHSGHFSKVFKKLMGTSCDLKWREADEKERLWVVAPGHPIVEGIGEYIDLEAEEMYGEHFDIPQPDELIMVSWFEGGEVFRSGCTFNRGNGKIFYFRPGHETYRTYYNEQIRRVISNAVHWAAPSTREYPKYGNHKPLEEIKAKVKA; encoded by the coding sequence ATGAGTCAGAAGCTTAGAGTAACGGTTTGGAACGAGTTCCGTCATGAAAAAGAAAATGAAGTCGTACGCGCAGCGTATCCAGATGGTATCCATACGGCAATTGGTGAAGGCTTGAGCGGAGCAGTTGATGTCACGTATGCAACATTAGATGATGCTGAACACGGCTTGTCCGAAGAAGTCTTGAATAACACAGATGTCCTCATCTGGTGGGGACATAAGGCGCATAACGAAGTGCAGGACGAGATCGTAGACCGCGTTCAAAAACGTGTATGGCAAGGCATGGGACTTATCGTGCTGCATTCCGGACACTTCTCCAAAGTGTTCAAAAAGCTGATGGGCACTTCTTGTGACCTCAAGTGGCGTGAAGCTGATGAGAAGGAACGTCTTTGGGTTGTTGCTCCGGGTCATCCAATCGTTGAAGGCATCGGCGAGTACATCGATCTTGAAGCAGAGGAAATGTACGGTGAGCACTTTGATATCCCTCAGCCGGACGAGCTGATCATGGTTTCTTGGTTCGAAGGCGGCGAAGTTTTCCGCAGTGGTTGCACATTCAACCGCGGCAATGGGAAGATTTTCTACTTCCGTCCTGGGCACGAGACTTACCGTACTTACTACAATGAGCAAATCCGCCGCGTTATCAGCAATGCGGTTCACTGGGCGGCTCCATCCACACGTGAGTATCCGAAATACGGTAACCACAAGCCGCTTGAAGAGATCAAAGCAAAAGTCAAAGCTTAA
- a CDS encoding DedA family protein: protein MKFMGLIEQLFAQFGYWVLLIGLPLDAIALPIPPGNTTMTYTGFLSYKGVLNWFLAMVAAWIGTMIGMTITYWIGYRLGTPLIERYGKLLFLKPAHLQKSKEYYAKYGNKLLLFSYFIPGIRQFIFYFVGIIRVPYRIFALYAFIGSALWVVVFFGIGYLFGDQWLIIFLWVEKFLIYTLIGLCIAVAIFLLLKWRSRLKTGLQKPQR from the coding sequence ATGAAGTTTATGGGACTAATTGAACAGTTATTTGCACAATTTGGCTATTGGGTATTGTTGATCGGTCTGCCATTAGACGCTATTGCGCTTCCGATTCCTCCGGGAAATACGACGATGACGTATACGGGTTTTTTATCTTATAAAGGGGTGCTTAATTGGTTCTTAGCCATGGTCGCGGCCTGGATCGGAACGATGATAGGCATGACGATTACCTATTGGATCGGATATAGACTGGGCACGCCTCTGATCGAACGTTATGGAAAACTTCTGTTTTTGAAGCCCGCACATCTGCAGAAATCTAAAGAATATTACGCGAAGTACGGAAACAAATTGCTGCTTTTCAGTTATTTCATACCGGGAATCAGACAATTTATCTTTTATTTTGTAGGCATCATCCGCGTTCCATACCGAATTTTTGCTTTATACGCCTTCATAGGCTCAGCTCTATGGGTGGTTGTATTTTTCGGAATTGGTTACCTTTTCGGTGATCAGTGGCTTATCATTTTTTTGTGGGTTGAAAAGTTTTTGATTTACACCTTGATTGGGTTGTGCATTGCGGTGGCTATTTTTCTCCTTCTCAAATGGCGTAGTCGTTTGAAAACGGGGCTGCAAAAGCCTCAACGCTGA
- a CDS encoding response regulator transcription factor: MKIMIVEDDKTIRDMVAEALGRWGFEMVIVEQFDTVLPFFIKENPHLVLMDINLPAFDGFYWCRQIRELSNVPILFISSRNTPMDMVMSMNMGGDDFIQKPFYMDVLVAKINALLRRTYSYMETSSNVMEHDGVVLNLKDGDVACGDRKAELTRNEFKILTILMQHQGTIVSREQMMRGLWENESFVDDNTLTVNITRLRKKLAELGRDEFITTKKGLGYIIP, translated from the coding sequence GTGAAAATCATGATCGTAGAAGACGATAAAACGATACGGGATATGGTAGCTGAAGCGTTAGGCCGGTGGGGGTTTGAGATGGTCATCGTAGAGCAGTTCGATACGGTACTCCCCTTTTTCATCAAGGAAAATCCTCATCTCGTGTTAATGGATATTAATTTACCAGCGTTCGATGGCTTCTACTGGTGCCGCCAAATCAGGGAATTATCCAACGTGCCCATCCTATTCATATCTTCCCGCAATACACCAATGGATATGGTCATGTCTATGAACATGGGAGGAGACGATTTCATTCAGAAGCCGTTCTATATGGATGTGTTGGTAGCTAAAATTAATGCGCTGCTCCGAAGAACCTACTCCTACATGGAGACTAGCTCTAACGTGATGGAGCATGACGGTGTTGTCCTCAATCTGAAAGATGGAGATGTTGCTTGCGGAGATCGGAAAGCTGAGCTGACCAGAAATGAATTCAAAATCTTAACCATTCTCATGCAGCATCAAGGAACGATCGTCAGTCGTGAACAGATGATGCGAGGCCTTTGGGAAAACGAAAGCTTTGTTGACGATAATACGCTAACCGTTAATATTACCCGCCTGCGTAAAAAGCTTGCCGAGCTTGGGAGGGACGAATTCATCACAACCAAGAAAGGGCTAGGGTATATCATCCCATGA
- a CDS encoding multidrug effflux MFS transporter, producing the protein MSNPIASQARLSVSRSNRLWIVLVLGALASFGPLSLDMYLPALPVLANDLHTTTSLAQMSLTACMLGLSIGQLIAGSVSDVRGRRMPLLIGLVIYAISSVLCMFSPTIWVFLGLRFVQGMAGAAGIVISRAIVRDMYEGVELTKFFALLMLVNGAAPILAPIVGGQILQFTSWRGVFLVLSLIGVVMLFATVLGLKETHPPERRSKGGLTNTLRTFGGLLTDRMFMGYALTQGLVFAGMFAYISGSPFVLQDIFDVSPQMFSLCFAINGLGVIIAGQITGKLAGKVSNHRLLAGGLAIAAFGGLLLFISTLIGAGLYAILAAFFFIVSSVGPVSVATSSLALQNQGKTAGSAAALLGLLSFIIGGLVAPLVGIGGSQTAVPLGIIIAVMELGAILCFILITRTKAAP; encoded by the coding sequence ATGTCTAATCCTATTGCTTCCCAAGCGAGACTATCTGTAAGTCGTTCAAACCGTTTATGGATCGTGCTCGTGCTCGGTGCACTGGCTTCTTTCGGCCCGCTCTCGCTCGATATGTACTTACCCGCGCTGCCTGTGCTCGCGAATGATCTTCATACCACCACCTCGCTGGCACAAATGAGTTTAACCGCCTGCATGCTCGGCCTATCGATCGGTCAGCTCATCGCCGGTTCGGTGAGCGATGTGCGCGGAAGGCGAATGCCACTGCTGATCGGACTCGTTATTTATGCGATTTCCTCGGTTCTATGCATGTTCTCGCCAACGATTTGGGTATTTCTGGGTCTGCGTTTCGTTCAAGGCATGGCTGGCGCAGCTGGCATCGTCATCTCCCGTGCGATTGTTCGTGATATGTATGAAGGTGTGGAGCTGACGAAATTTTTTGCACTTTTAATGTTGGTCAATGGGGCCGCACCTATACTTGCTCCAATCGTAGGTGGACAAATTTTGCAGTTCACCTCGTGGCGTGGCGTATTTCTTGTTTTGAGCCTGATCGGCGTGGTTATGCTCTTTGCAACGGTGTTGGGCTTGAAGGAAACGCACCCGCCCGAGCGTCGTTCCAAAGGTGGACTCACCAACACGCTGCGAACGTTCGGCGGCCTGCTCACGGACCGTATGTTCATGGGCTATGCGTTAACACAAGGACTCGTTTTTGCCGGCATGTTTGCCTATATATCGGGTTCCCCGTTCGTACTGCAGGATATTTTCGATGTTTCCCCGCAAATGTTCAGTCTTTGCTTCGCGATTAACGGTCTGGGAGTCATCATTGCCGGTCAAATCACGGGCAAACTGGCAGGCAAAGTAAGCAATCATCGATTGCTAGCTGGTGGACTGGCTATTGCCGCTTTCGGCGGTTTGTTACTTTTCATTTCTACCCTTATCGGGGCAGGGTTATATGCGATTTTGGCTGCTTTTTTCTTCATCGTTTCTAGCGTAGGACCTGTCTCTGTAGCAACCTCCTCCCTAGCTCTTCAAAATCAAGGGAAAACAGCAGGCAGCGCAGCAGCATTGTTAGGTTTGCTATCTTTTATCATAGGAGGCCTAGTTGCTCCACTGGTCGGTATTGGCGGCAGTCAAACCGCGGTTCCGTTAGGCATCATCATAGCTGTGATGGAATTAGGAGCGATCCTATGTTTTATTTTAATCACCCGTACAAAGGCAGCTCCATAA
- a CDS encoding DNA-3-methyladenine glycosylase, giving the protein MPHLQPFDPSILKWCEQTSSLTLPLPDHFRYEQNLGYLSRSTNECLFHVDNLAIYKLLPFGDNHVLIAVNSEDNSRLSIQLIHSLNGTLTPSIREDVARYVWEWFDLGTELTPFYELAKRDPLLKQVTQNFYGLRLMGIPDLFEAMSWGIIGQQINLTFAYTLKRRLVEAFGTRLDWEGRTYWAFPTPERIADLTPDALTTLQFTGKKAEYLIGVAKLMAEGLLVKEELLRRNDFVDIEKELLSIRGIGPWTANYVLMRCLRNPAAFPLADVGLHNALKHVLGLEQKPTIPHIRQLAEGWNGWEAYATFYLWRELY; this is encoded by the coding sequence ATGCCACATCTTCAACCTTTTGACCCTTCTATCCTAAAATGGTGCGAGCAGACGAGCTCCCTCACGCTGCCGCTTCCTGATCATTTTCGATATGAACAAAATCTCGGTTACCTATCCCGATCAACCAATGAATGCTTATTCCATGTGGATAACTTAGCTATTTACAAGCTGCTTCCGTTTGGGGATAACCATGTCCTAATCGCTGTCAACAGTGAGGATAACTCGCGGCTGAGCATTCAGCTAATCCATAGTCTCAACGGTACCCTCACCCCCTCCATTCGTGAAGACGTGGCTCGTTATGTGTGGGAGTGGTTTGACCTTGGCACCGAGCTTACGCCGTTCTACGAGTTGGCCAAGCGCGATCCTCTGCTGAAGCAAGTCACTCAGAACTTTTATGGGCTTCGCCTGATGGGGATTCCAGATCTATTCGAGGCGATGAGCTGGGGCATAATCGGACAGCAAATCAACCTGACTTTTGCCTATACGCTTAAAAGACGTCTTGTTGAAGCCTTTGGCACGCGGCTAGATTGGGAAGGACGAACATACTGGGCATTTCCTACTCCAGAGCGAATCGCCGATCTCACACCTGATGCCTTGACTACCTTACAGTTCACGGGTAAAAAGGCTGAATACTTAATCGGCGTTGCCAAGTTGATGGCGGAGGGGCTGCTTGTTAAAGAGGAGCTGCTGAGGCGGAACGATTTTGTCGATATAGAGAAAGAGTTGTTAAGTATTCGCGGCATCGGTCCGTGGACGGCCAATTATGTGCTGATGCGCTGCTTGCGGAACCCTGCTGCTTTCCCTCTTGCCGACGTTGGCTTGCACAATGCTCTGAAGCATGTGCTTGGCTTAGAGCAGAAACCGACAATTCCTCATATTCGACAGCTTGCTGAAGGATGGAATGGGTGGGAAGCGTATGCGACTTTTTATTTATGGCGTGAATTATACTAA
- a CDS encoding AraC family transcriptional regulator produces the protein MDPLHSSSTFTEIINEEVIYQNPLLFLKIWEMSSDTPQFGPPTPWRWHSHMQVEFLVVIEGQLGIQTKHVYTVMAPGDVIVLGSSQPHRTYKHSADALRQIVFQIDLKQHFDLSTMPYLHCFSELTHPLEQFNELFQGNAAVKQAAYNLIMQIYEESQSRKIGYELAISAAIKNLLLLMLRNDNRDFSALAEDSGISRVRPALDFIDEHLSERISVEDMCSVLNLSYHYFIKYFKKVMGISFVDYVNYKRIKKAERLLLTGDLSIMEVSFEVGILNMAQFYKLFKRHNQCSPKEFKQRMRSQSGLTPLLAQAD, from the coding sequence ATGGACCCTTTACATAGCTCTAGCACCTTCACCGAAATTATTAATGAAGAAGTCATTTACCAGAACCCTTTGCTCTTTTTGAAAATTTGGGAAATGAGTTCTGACACCCCGCAATTCGGGCCTCCTACTCCTTGGCGTTGGCATTCACATATGCAAGTTGAATTTCTTGTGGTCATAGAAGGGCAACTCGGCATCCAAACGAAGCACGTTTATACGGTGATGGCGCCTGGAGATGTCATCGTCTTAGGCTCTTCCCAGCCGCATCGTACGTATAAGCACTCTGCGGATGCCTTGCGACAGATCGTTTTTCAGATTGATCTAAAGCAGCATTTTGACCTTAGCACCATGCCCTACCTGCACTGCTTCTCGGAGCTGACTCATCCACTTGAGCAATTTAATGAGCTGTTTCAAGGCAATGCTGCCGTCAAACAAGCTGCTTACAACCTCATCATGCAGATTTACGAAGAGTCGCAATCCCGCAAGATTGGGTACGAGTTGGCAATCAGTGCAGCGATCAAAAATCTCTTACTTTTAATGCTGCGTAATGACAACCGAGATTTCTCGGCTCTTGCCGAGGACTCCGGCATTTCTCGCGTGCGTCCGGCGCTCGACTTTATCGACGAGCATCTGAGCGAACGGATTTCGGTCGAAGACATGTGCAGTGTACTCAATTTGAGCTATCATTACTTTATTAAGTATTTCAAAAAGGTGATGGGGATATCCTTCGTCGATTACGTTAATTACAAGCGGATCAAAAAAGCCGAGCGTCTCCTTTTAACAGGCGACCTCAGCATTATGGAAGTAAGCTTTGAAGTAGGCATACTGAATATGGCGCAGTTCTACAAGCTGTTTAAGCGTCATAACCAATGCTCTCCCAAAGAATTCAAACAACGCATGCGCAGTCAATCAGGGTTGACGCCTTTGCTGGCGCAAGCGGACTAG
- a CDS encoding radical SAM protein — translation MKVDVNQKTAKQLLTKASGFLKGYTHTLNPYTGCSFACSYCYVRQMPVALFRSDAWGGWVDVKENAAALLAKELAKAKSKGPVTIFMSSATDPYQPIEYKERITRSLLEVMSANPPDFLFVQTRSPLVTRDADILKRLGECVRVSMTVETDREDIRRAFTPSAPPIPARLNALRELAAHGIPVQATIAPALPSSEHFAELLAGIVDRVCIDDYFMGDGSGGKRTERIGVRHIYDALELPDWYSRDAYERVREQLLRHFPQERVFVSQQGFLP, via the coding sequence ATGAAGGTTGACGTAAACCAGAAGACGGCGAAACAGCTGCTTACGAAAGCGAGCGGCTTTCTTAAGGGGTATACACACACGTTAAACCCCTACACCGGCTGCTCCTTCGCCTGTTCCTACTGTTACGTGCGGCAGATGCCGGTCGCATTATTCCGCAGCGATGCATGGGGCGGTTGGGTCGATGTAAAAGAAAATGCGGCCGCGCTTCTGGCGAAGGAGCTGGCCAAAGCGAAGAGCAAAGGGCCGGTTACGATCTTCATGTCATCGGCCACGGATCCCTACCAGCCGATCGAATACAAGGAGCGAATCACCCGTTCGCTCCTTGAGGTGATGTCCGCGAATCCGCCGGACTTCTTGTTCGTTCAGACCCGCAGCCCGCTCGTGACACGGGATGCGGATATACTAAAGCGGCTCGGCGAATGCGTAAGAGTCAGCATGACGGTCGAGACCGACCGCGAGGATATACGCCGAGCGTTCACGCCGTCCGCGCCGCCGATCCCGGCGCGGTTAAATGCCCTCCGCGAGCTCGCAGCTCACGGCATTCCGGTGCAGGCCACGATAGCGCCAGCGCTGCCGAGCTCGGAGCATTTCGCCGAGCTGCTTGCGGGCATCGTGGATCGGGTGTGCATCGACGATTACTTCATGGGCGATGGCAGTGGGGGCAAGCGCACGGAACGCATCGGCGTGCGCCATATCTATGACGCGCTGGAGCTGCCAGACTGGTACAGTCGGGATGCGTACGAGCGCGTGCGCGAACAGCTCCTGCGGCATTTCCCGCAGGAGCGTGTGTTTGTCAGCCAACAAGGCTTCCTGCCTTGA
- a CDS encoding bifunctional transcriptional activator/DNA repair enzyme AdaA, with protein sequence MQERFWKAIVANDAAYDGTFYYAVTTTGIFCRPSCKSRLPKKENVRIFGNRQAAFLENYRPCKRCRPDGVRLPDEEWVSLMAAHIEEHYAEPLTLTILAEHFYASVYHLQRTFKRLQGITPLTYLQQVRIEAAKRLLLETNAPVNAIGVQVGIPNAAHFATMFQKKTGFSPTEFRQIKSI encoded by the coding sequence ATGCAAGAACGGTTTTGGAAAGCGATTGTTGCAAATGATGCGGCTTATGATGGTACGTTTTATTATGCGGTGACGACAACTGGGATCTTCTGCAGGCCGTCTTGCAAATCAAGGCTGCCCAAGAAGGAGAATGTCCGGATTTTTGGGAACCGCCAAGCGGCTTTCTTGGAAAATTATCGTCCCTGCAAAAGGTGCAGACCAGACGGCGTGAGATTGCCTGATGAAGAATGGGTATCGCTTATGGCGGCTCACATCGAAGAACATTATGCCGAGCCGCTGACGCTGACTATCCTGGCAGAACACTTTTATGCGAGCGTTTATCATCTGCAAAGGACTTTCAAACGCCTGCAGGGAATCACGCCTCTAACGTATCTTCAACAAGTTCGCATCGAAGCGGCCAAAAGGCTGTTACTCGAGACGAATGCTCCTGTGAATGCGATTGGTGTTCAAGTGGGGATCCCGAATGCGGCACATTTTGCCACCATGTTTCAAAAAAAGACCGGTTTTTCGCCAACGGAATTCCGTCAAATAAAATCAATCTAA
- a CDS encoding ABC transporter ATP-binding protein: MKTIVEAKQIKKVYGAKGNVFTALQEIDLTVVEGEFVGIMGPSGSGKTTLLNMLATIDKPTSGDIVVDGISLMKMNEGQLSAFRREKLGFIFQDFNLLDTLTVKENILLPLALAKTKVDELERRVDVISKKFGIHAIVDKYPYQISGGQKQRTAACRAIVSNPSLVLADEPTGSLDSKSATELLESLQQLNVQDKSTILMVTHDAFAASYCTRVLFIKDGKMFTELVKGSSSRKEFFNKVMDVLSVLGGGASDLI, encoded by the coding sequence ATGAAAACGATAGTTGAAGCCAAACAAATTAAGAAAGTATATGGAGCTAAAGGAAATGTGTTTACCGCTTTGCAGGAAATTGATCTGACTGTTGTGGAAGGCGAATTCGTAGGCATCATGGGGCCATCAGGCTCCGGCAAAACCACACTGCTTAATATGCTGGCAACGATTGACAAGCCGACTTCTGGAGATATCGTCGTTGACGGAATAAGCTTGATGAAGATGAATGAGGGACAGCTATCCGCCTTTCGCCGCGAGAAGCTAGGGTTCATCTTTCAGGATTTCAATCTACTGGATACACTTACTGTTAAGGAGAACATTTTGTTGCCACTCGCACTTGCGAAGACGAAAGTTGACGAACTGGAGCGCAGAGTAGACGTGATCAGCAAGAAGTTCGGCATTCATGCGATCGTTGACAAATATCCGTATCAAATCTCCGGTGGACAGAAGCAGCGCACAGCCGCTTGCCGTGCGATCGTATCTAACCCCAGCTTGGTATTGGCCGACGAGCCGACCGGATCGCTTGATTCGAAGTCGGCGACAGAGCTTTTGGAAAGCTTGCAGCAATTGAACGTTCAAGATAAATCCACCATTTTGATGGTTACGCACGATGCCTTCGCGGCCAGCTACTGCACTCGGGTACTCTTCATTAAGGATGGCAAAATGTTTACGGAGCTTGTGAAGGGATCATCTTCGCGAAAGGAGTTTTTCAACAAGGTTATGGATGTGTTATCGGTACTAGGGGGTGGGGCAAGTGACCTTATTTAG